The sequence below is a genomic window from Leisingera sp. M658.
TGCTGGCGCCGCACGGGTCCGAAGCGCAGGCTGAGGTGGGCGAGGCGGAGGAGCTGCTAACGGATAATGCGCCGCTTGCCTTGCATGGGGTGCTGTGGGAGCTGGATCAGAAGCTGGCGCTGTATGCCCCCGACGATGCGCATCTGATCGCTGCCACCGCAGCTTATGCCGAGCAGCTGCTGGAGAAGGCGGCGCTCAGGGCGCAGAATGCAGGCCGGCTGGAAGCCTTCACGTCCGCTGCCTGGCGGGTGGAGGCGGATGATCTGACCATCAGCGGCTTTGACGCCGCGGCCAAGGCGAAATCCACCACCCTCACCATGGCGTTCAAGAAGCCGCATGAGGTGGTCGGCAACCATATCGCCAAATATCAGGCCCTGCGGCTGGCTAAAATGCTGATGGCCTATGATTTCGACCGCCGCCTGAACCCCTTTGCCGAGATGGGCGGGTTCATCTTTACCTTCATGGGGGACGGGAAGCCGGGGACGGGCAAGACGACGCTGATCCAGATGATGGCGGGGCTGATGCATGATTATTGCCAGAATGCGGGCTATGCCTTTCGTTACCAAAACTTTGGCATCGACAATATCGACAGCTATCAGGGCAAATCAGGCCAGAACGCCAAATCGTTCATTCAGAACGTGATCGACCCCGGCGTCATCGGCTTTGGCACCATCGACGATATCGACCAGATTGCGGGCAAGCGCGGCGACCGGCAGTCCAGCGCCGGCCAGCAGGAGGTGACGGCGGTGTTCATGGAGGCCTTTGCCGGCGCCAATACCGTGGTGCGCGGCAATTGCACCTTTGGCATGTTCTCCAACTACCCGGAGAATGTGGACGACGCGCTGCGCCAGCGGGCGGGTGCGCGGTTCCTGGTGGACGGGCCGCAGACGCGGGAGGATTACATCGACATCCTGACGCTGCTGATGGGCAAGAACCATGCGATCCCGCTGGGGGAGCATGATCTGTACGGTGCGCAGGAAATCAGGAAGGCCGTCGCGCGGTCCTTCGAGGCCTACAACCGCCCGCAGGAACCGGGGCTGGCGGAGGTATTCGGCCGGGTGCAGGATCAGCTTGGAGAGCTGGATGATCTGGCCAAGCTCGGCACCTATCTGAAGGCGATCCAAGCGGCGGATGAACGGTTCACCGGCCGCGCGATCAAGAACATCACCGATGCGGTCAAGGTGCGGGCGATGGATTTTGAGCTGCCGGATGAGTGGATGGAGAACCCGGAGCTGTTCCTGTTCAAGGATTACGACACCAAATCCGCAATGATTGCCGAACTGCGGGTGCCGATCACGGTCGATATGGTGGTGCAGGAGATCAACCGCTACGCCGATAGCGAGTTCCGCTATGCCGACAAGTCGGATGAGGTGGCGATTGAAAACATGGTGCGCGATTTCGGACGGCAGGAAGAGGCCAAGCGGCGGTATCTGGAGGGGAAGTGATCTGTGGGGATTGTTTTCGGATATGTTGCCCTTGTGGTTTCGGTCCTCACTGCGGTTTACTCAGTGGTTGCCGGGATCGCGATGGGAGGTCGGCTTGGAAGGAAAGAAGTTCCGGTGAAGCAGGCCCTTTCCGTGACATTCCTTCCTGTTCTCCTTGTTCCAATGGTGATTTTTCTAATCGTGGCAGCTTTTCAGGTTGGTGAAATGGGGCAGGGAGTACTTACCCTTTCAGGCATTCTTAGCGCTGCCATCTTTATGGAACGGATCTCAATGTCCTTTCTGATGCCGTTTACTGCCGCTGTTTTTGCGATTGCCATGACCATCGCAAGGCTACGCCCGCAAAATTCGCAAAGGGGGCTACGATGAATGTTTCGCGCAACATGAGAGCAGAGCCTGTCCGCGGGCGGAAGCGGAGCGCCCGCCCGTTTTGCCGGAGGCAAACCTTCGGTTTGACGGGGCGGACAGGCGCTGCCCGAGCCGCAAACGCCTCGGGCGGGGGGTATTCGCAACTGCTCTGGAAGGGAGTGCATCGCTTACGTGATGCGGACAGGAGGAACATATGAAACGCCTCATCCAGCATGGCCTGATGTTCGGCAACCTCTTCCATGTGGCCTCGCCTGCGCTGGTGGAGCGGTATAACCGCGCGCTGAAGCATCTGACCGGCAAGACCACGGCCCTTACAGATTTCCATGTCGATATCTCGGGGTTCTCGCCCGAGATCGGCGATGAGCTGGGGGATGATCACTATCTGAACCATGCGGGCGTGAACCGGCAGTTCATCCTGCTGTCGACCGAGCAGAAACGCTGCCCGCTCTTGCATGTGAAATTCTCCACCAGCCGGGACATTCTGCGCCGGTTTATTGAGGTCAACGAACGCCAGCTGTTTGCGCTGACGGCGACCGATGCCGTTGCCGGCGAGCTGGTGAATTCGGTGTTTGAGGTCTCGACCCCCGCCAGGCTGTTCGACATCCAGCAGGTGCGGATCGATGCGGATACCACCAAGGGCACCTTGCGCCATGCGGACCACCTGGCGCAGCTGGTGGAACGGTTCAAGACGCATGAGGATGCCTGGTTTGACGATACGCTGATCGGGGAGATGATTGCGACAGCGGAAAAGACCGGCGATGTCACCCGCAATCCGGTGCATCTGGAGCATGAGGTGTTTGAGCAGTCGAACTTCTGGACCGCGCATTTCGGCGGGTTGTATGTGTTTCAGGGCGTCGCGCATCCGGCGGTGATTGCCAGCGGGGCAAAGCCCGAGGGCGTGCCGCTGAAACATGTGTTTGATCTGAGCGAGCGCAATGCGATTGCCAAGTTTCTGGAACTGAACGGGCTGGCGGAACCGGTGATCCGGTCGCGCGGCGTCGATGGCGCGGCGATCCTGCGGCAGAAGATGGGGTTCCTGGCCGTCAGCGTGCTGACCGGGAAGGGCCGGGACCTCACTGGCCTGTCGCGCGGTGACCTGCGGCGGATGGCGGCGCGGCATGCGGATGAGCTGCCGGAGGAGTTCGAGGGGCTGGCGGCGCTGGTGCGCTGGGCCGAGGGGGGCGGCAAATGGCCGAAGATCCGCTCGGACCATCCGGCCTATTTCTATTCCTTGCGGGCGTCGGACACTGCCCAGCGGGACTTGGTGAATATGCTGCTGGCGGAGCTGTGCCCGCATGACTTCCGCCAGATGTTCATCTGCCACAAAGAAGAATTCTACCGCCAGTACCGGGGCTGGCCGGAGACGAAAAAGGCCTATGCGGCAGAGTTCCTGGCGCGGGAGTATGCGGTGGACAAAGCCGGCGCGCGCGCCGCGCTGTTCGGGCATGAGCCGGATATGGAAGGACGCACGCCCAGCCTGCCGCGAGTGCGGCGCAAGGGGATGGTTGACCGGGTCGGCCCCTGGGGCGCGGTCAGCCGGGTGAGGGACCGCTGAATGTTCGGGTTTTTTCGCCTGATCCTGATCCTGCTGGTGGTGCTGACCGTGGCCTATGGCACGGTGTCGCTTTATTCGCGTGAGATGCGGCGGGCGAAACTGAAACGCCGCTGGCAAGAGAAGGGGTTGACCGGCGACCGCTCCGCCTTCATCCAGCGGGGGCTGAAACAATACGACCGCTCGTTCCGGCGCAAGCTGATCCTGCTGGTCTATATCATTCCGCTAGGGGCGCTGGCGTTTCTGGTCTATGTCATTAACTTCATGTGAGGTGCAGCAGATGCGTTTCATCAAATGGGCTTTCCTGATTACCATCTGGGTGCTGTTCGGCGCCTTCCTGCATTATACGCTGCCGCAGTACGATGTGGTGCGGATCGTCAATACCTATGAGGAGCGGCAGGAGCTGAACGACTGGACGAGGGTTTTCTGGTCGCAGCCGGATGATCAGTCGGCGGAGCTGATCAACCGCGATGTGCAGTTCATCCAGGCGGTGCGCCCCAATGGCCGCAATATCGTGTACCGGAATGAGGATACCGGTTGGAATTGGCCGCCTTATTTCAAGTTCGATACCGCCAATCTGTATACTGATGCCAATGACAGCATCTCAACCAAGGCGAACCCGGAGTGGGTAGCGGTGATGCACTACGGCTGGCGCAATGAATTCCTGTCGGTCTTCCCCAACGCGGTGACGATCAACCCGGTTGCGGGACCGGAGGACAAGCCAACCAACTGGTTCACGATCATTGTTCTGGTGCTTCTGGCGGCGGTGTTCTGGGCCGTCTATGTGCGCTGGCGCCGCTTCCGCCGGGCGCGGATCGACCCGATGGTCGAGAATGTCGAAGACAGCCTGTATGCCGCGGGCGATGCGCTTGCCGAGCGCAGGGGGCGGTTCCGGCGCTGGCTGGACAGCTGGAAGTCGAAGTGACGAGAGGGGCCGCGGGCGGGGCGGCTCTGAAATATGCAAACGGATGCGCGGGCCCGAACGGGCCCGCATTTTTTTATTCGATACGGTCGAGCACCCAGTCCAGCGCCGGGGTGAAATCGCCAGCCGAAAGCGCCCCGCGTGGTGCCGCGGCGGCAGCAAAGGCGAAGCCGTGTGTGTAATCCACCAGCAGGCAGAGAATGGTGCGGGCCTCTGCGCCAGATACGTCTGCGGCGGTGATTTCCGTCTCGATCAGCCGGGTCAGCCCGGTCAGGGAGGAGCCGATCAGGGCCGGGTTTTCCAGGATACACTTTGCAAGCTCCGGATGCTTGGTCACCTGGGCGCAATAGCGGGACATCAGATCGCGCAGCCGCAGTTTGGGCGTTGCCGCTTCAGACGGGGTGTCTGAACCTGCAAATGCAATGGCGACGAGGGATGCAATCATCTCGTCCTTGGTTCCGGCGTGATGGGCAACGGCCATCGGGGTGACGCCAAGCGCCTCTGCCAGTGCTTTGAAGGTGAGGGCCTTGCTGCCGCCCTCATCGAGCAGCTGCAGGGCCGTTTTCAGCACATCATCCTTGCTGAGGGTCCGGCTGCCCCTGGGCGGGCGGCCCATGCGCGGGGGCATCGGTCAGGCTACCCGGAACGTGGCCTGGACCATGCCGGTGGGCAGGATGCGGGAGCTTGCCACCTGGAGGTCGATGTCCCGGTCCAGGCTGCCGAACAGCGGAATGCCGCTGCCGATCAGAATCGGGACCGTTGTGATGGTCAGATCGGCGATCAGCCCCTGGCGCAGGAAGGACTGCACCATCCGTCCGCCGTCGATATAGGCGCGGGTCCAGCCCTCTTCTTGCAGCTCCTGCATAAGGTCTGCGGGTGCGGCGGTGCTGAGGCGCACCTTGTCCTTCAGCTCATCGGGAATGTCCTGTTTGGTCAGGCTGCTGCTGAGGACCACAACGGGTTTGCTGTAGGGCCATTGGCCGAACCCGAGCAGGGTGCGGAACGATCCGGTTCCCATGACCAGCCCGTCGACACTGTCCATGAAGGCGGCAAAGCCGCCATCGTCATCTTCGGCAACAGGCTGTTTGTGCAGCCAATCCAGCGAATGGTCCTGGCGGGCCACAAAGCCGTCGAGGCTGGTGGCGATGAAGACGTGGCCGGTGGTCATCGGTTTCTCCTGTGCATGCGTTTAATTATACGGAATATAATTAAGCGCATGCCGCGTTCCAAGGGGCCGGCGCAAGATTCACTGCGTGCGAATCGATTCGGTGGATCAGCAGCGGGTAACCGCATGAAAGATAAGCGCTTGCCGCAAACGGGCTGGCGGATGCCGGTTTGAGTTTCTGGACATCCCTGTCCCGCCCGGCTCGGCAAACATGCATGTCTTTTTCCGGTTTTTGCGGGTCGGTTTTGTTTCCGATGGCGGGAAATTTTTCAGGCAATACCGCAGATAGCAAGGTGCCGTCCTTCGGGGCGGAGAATTGGGAAGCTGGTGAAACTCCGGCACTGCCCCCGCAACGGTGACCCCGGGCAAGGCATGGCAATGACCACTGAAGCCAATGGCTTCGGGAAGGTGCCAGGCCCCGCCGCCGAATGGCCCCGGGACAGTCCGGAAACCAGCCTTGCCATGAAAACGTCAACCGCGGACGGCGGCGGGGCGGTTGCGGCGCGTGTCCGCAATCCCTTTGCCTATGCCTGCGACCAAGCCAACACGCCGCGGGGATGCGGCAGAGGAGAGAAGCAGATGCTTCACGACAGCGAAATTCTGGCCAAGCTGATGGCGCGGCAGAAAAACTATTCTCTGGAACAGGCGTTCTATACCGATCCGGGTGTTCTGGACCTGGACCTGCGGCAGATCTTCTACCGCGAGTGGCTGTTTGCCATTCCCGCCTGCGAAGTGCCGAAACCGGGCAACTATGTGACCCATCAGGTGGGGTCGTATAACGTCATCATCGTGCGTGGCACTGATGGCGAAGTGCGTGCTTTCCACAACGCCTGCCGCCACCGCGGTTCGGTTGTGTGCAAGGCGAAGAAAGGCAATTCGCCCAAGCTGGTCTGCCCCTACCACCAGTGGACCTACGAGCTGGACGGCAAACTGCTGTGGGCGCGGGACATGGGGCCGGATTTCGATGCCTCCAAACACGGGCTGAAGCCGGTGCATTGCCGCGACCTGGCCGGGCTGATCTACATCTGCCTGGCGGATGAAGCGCCGGATTTTAACGGTTTTGCCGAGGTGGCCCGCCCCTATCTGGAGCCGCATGATCTGGGCAATGCCAAGGTGGCCTTTGAAAGCTCGATCATTGAGAACGGCAACTGGAAGCTGGTCTGGGAAAACAACCGCGAGTGCTACCACTGCGGCGGCAACCACCCGTCGCTGTGCCGGACCTTCCCCGAGGATCCGTCGGTGACAGGCGTTGAGGGCGGCGAGACCCCGCCGCATCTGCAAAAGCACTTTGACCGGATCGAAGCGGCAGGCTGCCCGGCGCAGTTCCGCATGGATGCGCGCGGCCAGCACCGGCTGGCACGGATGCCGCTGAACGAAGGCGCGGAAAGCTACACCATGGACGGCAAGGCGGCAGTGGCCAAGCCGCTGGGCCGGGTGCCCTTTGCGGATGCCGGCACGCTGCTGAAGTTCCATTATCCGACCACCTGGAACCACTTCCTGCCGGATCATTCCCTCGTGTTCCGTGTCACTCCGATCAGCCCGACCGAAACCGAAGTCACCACCAAATGGCTGGTGCACAAGGATGCGGTTGAGGGCCAGGATTACGACATCAAGCGCCTGACCGAGGTCTGGATGGCGACCAATGACGAGGATCGCATCGTGGTCGAGGACAACCAGAAAGGCATCAACTCCCCCGCCTATGAACCCGGTCCCTATTCCGAGGTGCAGGAAAGCGGCGTCATTCAGTTCTCCAACTGGTATGCCGAGCATCTGACCCGCGCGCTGACCGGCCGCCATCTGATTGCGGCGGAGTAAGGTCATGGGATTGCAGGCCAATTTTGAGACATTGGACGAAACCCTGGCGTGGAAGGACGACGAGATGCTGGAATGCGTCTCGGTTGTTCCGGAAGCGCCGAACACCGCCACCTTCAGCTTCCGCGCGCCGTCCGGCGCGTGGTTCAAATACCAGCCGGGCCAGTTCCTGACACTGGAATTGCCGGTGCCGGAAGGGACCGTCTGGCGCACCTACACCATCAGCTCGTCGCCCTCGCGGCCATTGTCGATCTCGGTAACGGTCAAGGCCCAGGGCGACAGCATCGGCACCCGCTGGATGCTGGACCATCTGCGCCCCGGCAGGATCCTGCGCGCCTCCGGCCCGGCAGGGGTGTTCACCCTGCCAAAACGCCCGAATGGCAAGTTTCTGTTCATCTCCGCAGGCTCGGGCATCACGCCCAGCCTGTCGATGACACAGTATCTGTTCGACCGCGGCCAGTCGCCCGACATCTGCTTTATCAACTGCGCCAAACGCCCCAGCGAGATCATCGCCCGCCAGCAGCTGGAAAGCATGGCGTCGCGGCTGCCGGGGTTGAAGCTGAACCTGGTGGTGGAAGAGGACGATCCCTATCAGGTCTGGACCGGCTACCGCGGCCAGCTGAACCAGATCATGCTGGGCCTGATCGCGCAGGATTACCTGGAGCGCGAGGTCTACTGCTGCGGACCGGAACCCTTCATGCAGGCGGTGCGCGACATGCTCAACGGCCTGGGCTTTGACATGGAGAACTACAACCAGGAGAGCTTTGGCGCGCCGGTTGAAACAGCCGCTGATGTGCCCGAGATCGACGATGTGGTGCCGGAGGAAACTGCTGCCGCCGAGATCAGCTTTGCGGCGTCCGGTGTTATGGCAACCTGCACCGAAACAGATACGGTGCTGGCGGTGGCCAAGGCTTCGGGGCTGAACATCCCGTCGGGCTGCACCTTTGGCATCTGCGGCACCTGCAAGGTCAGGAAAACCGCAGGCGAGGTGCATATGGTCCACAACGGCGGCATTTCGGAGGAAGACGTGGAGGCCGGTTACATCCTGGCCTGCTGCTCCAACCCGATTGGCCGGGTTGAGGTCGATATCTGATGAAAACGGGCGCGCGCCGGATCTGGCGCGCGTCCTTTTTTTTAAGGCCTGATCAGGCTTCCAGCGCCAGTTTGTGCACGTGGATTTCGTTGATCGGGTGGCTCTCGGCGCCGATGATACCAGGGCGGGCGTGACGGTAAAGCGAGCGCCAGTAAGGCTGGATCACGGTGCCGTCGTCACGCATGAACTGCTCAATCTTCTCCATATGCCCCCGGCGGGTATCGGCATCGGCAATGGCTGAGGCGGCCTCCAGCATGCTGTCGAACTCGGTGCTGGCGAGACCGGTTTCATTCCAGGCCACCCCGGTTTTATAGGCCAGTGTCAGCACCTGCACCCCCAGCGGGCGGTGGCCCCAGTCGGTGGAGCTGAACGGATATTTGTCCCAGTCGTTCCAAAAGGTGTTGCCGGGCAGAACCGTGCGTTTGACCTTGAGGCCGGCATCGCGCATCTGCGCTGCCAGCGCATCGGTAGTATTGCGGCGCCAGTCGTCGTCGATTGAGAACAGCTCATGCTCGAAATCGAGCATCCCGGCCTCCTCCATCAATTGGCGGGCGGCTTCCGGGTCGCGCACCGGGGCGCCGATATCGGCGTATTCCGGGTGGATCGGGCAGACGTGGTGGTTCTCCGCCAGGGTGCCGCGCCCGTCATAGCCGAGTTCCAGCAGCACCGCGTTGTCGCAGGCCAGCGCCAGGGCGCGGCGGACACGGGCATCGGCATAGGGCTGCGCCCCGTCCACTTCGGCATCGCGGTTGGTGCGCAGCACCAGAGTGTTGGCCGAGACGGATTCACTCAACTTCCAGCCGATGGAGGTGAAGATATCGACGTATTCCCCCACGGTTTCATAGACCATGTCGATTTCTTCGGCCTCGGCAGCTGACAGATGGGTGGAGCCGTCGGTGCCGAAGTCAATAAACTCGATCCGGTCCAGATGGGCACCTTCGCCCCACCATTCGTGATCGGTGTTCTTTTCCAGGGCCACTTTGACACCGACCTCGTATTCCACCAATTTGTAAGGCCCGGTGCCGACCGGGTCGGCGCCCGGATCGCCCGACCAGCCGTCCGGCACAATGGCCGCGGGGTATTCGGTCACTGCCGGGATGATGGTGATGTCCGGGCGGGTGAGCTTTACCTTCAGCGTCAGATCGTCGACCACCTCCAGCGCGCCCTCGGCGGGGCCGTCGCCGGCCTCGTTCTGCAAGGAGCCCATGCGGGCCGCCATTGAGTTGCCTTCCCATTTGCCATCGCACCAGCGGGCAAAGTTATAGGCGACGTCCTTGGCCGTCAGGGTGCCGCGGCCGTCGTTCCAGTTCACGCCGGGGCGGATGTGCAGCAAGTATTCGGTGGCATCCTCGTTGACCTCCCAGCTTTCCAGCAGCCGCGGCTCAAAGGTGCCGTCGGCATTGTATTGCACCAGGTATTCCAGGTAGCCGCGCACCAGATTGCCCAGCTGCGGCCAGTTGAACAGCGGCGGATCAAGGAGGGCGCGCACGACCTGCTGGATGCGGATGGTGCCGCCCTTTTGGGCATTGGCTGCGGCCTGCACCGGCTGGCTGAGGCCGATCATGCCATAGGCCGCGGATGCGGTCACACCCAGCGCGGTTGCGCGGGACAGGAATTCGCGCCGGTCCAGTTTGCCTTGGGCTGTTTCCTCCGCATGCATGCGCACTGCGGGGTGGTGGGTTTCCCTGTTATAGTATTTGGTCATTTTGCTTCCTTTGTTGCTGTGTTCAGCGGCGGGAAAGATGCGGGCAGCAGTGGAAAGGGTGTGACTGGCTGCCCCGCCCGCCAGCAGCCATTCGCCGGTGGCTTTATTCCGCCGGCTCCTGAGTGATGGTGGTGGCGATTCCAGCCTGCTCGCGGCGGCCGTCGTTGTAGATCGCTTTGATCAGGGCGGCGCATTGCAGCACCATCACCACTGAGAAGGGCAGGGCGCCGATCACCATAGCGGTCTGGATTGCCTTGAGGCCCCCGACCAGCAGCAGCGCCGTCACCACCGCGCCAAGCGCCACACCCCAGAAAATGATATGCGGGCGGGCCTTGGGGCCTTCGTCGCCGGCGGCGTTGATGGTGTTGACGATCAGCACCGCGCTGTCCGCTGTGGTCACCAGATAGGTCATCAGCAGAACCACGATCATCACCGACATCGCCCAGCCGACCCAGGGCGACAGCATGTATTGTACCATGGCAAAGATCTTGTCGCCATCAGGTGCCGTGGCGATCTGGCCGTCGGCGCCGCCGTAAAGCTCCAGATCAATTGCGGTGCCGCCGGCCCAGGTGAACCAGACAAAGCACATCAGCGACGGCACGATCATGGCGCCCAGCACAAATTCGCGGATTGTGCGGCCCTTGGAGATCCGCGCCAGGAACAAGCCGACAAACGGGGCGAATGCAATCCACCAAGCCCAGTAAAACACCGACCAGCCGCCCTGCCAGCCTTCCAGCTTTGTGGCCACGCTGTCCGGGGTGCCGTCGCCGGTCCAGACCCGGAACATCATGTCCGGCAATGCGATCAGGTAATCCCACAGGCCAACTACCAGCGCCTGCAGGCCAAAGAAGGTGGAGCCGAACAGCAGAAAGAAGCTGAGCAATGCGATGCTCAGCACCATGTTGATATTTGACAGCCATTTGATCCCCTTGCCGACACCCGACAGGGCCGAGGCGGTGGAGGCTGCCATTATCACCAGGATTGCCACGATCACGCCGGCGGTATTGGCGGTGCCGGCCTCGTTGGCCAGCCCATCAATGCCAATCCGGGTGAGGCCGGAGACAAACTGTTCCACTCCGAAACCCAGGGTCTGCGCCACGCCGAGGATGGTGGCGACCACGGCGACGATATCCACCACATGGCCGATGGATCCGGACAGGCGGGCGCCGAACAGCGGTGTCAGCGACGAACGCATGGTCAGCGGCAGCCCGCGGCGGTAGCTGAAGAACCCCAGTGCCAGCCCGGCAATTGCATAGCAGGCCCAGGCACCCAGCCCCCAATGCAGGAACGACCATTTGTAAGCCATGCGGATATTGTCCGCAGCACCGCCGTTGGTCAGGCCCTGGATCACTTCAGGATTGTTGTTCCAGTGATAGATCGGCTCGGCCACCGCCCAGGTCAGCATGCCGACCCCGATGCCGGCCCCGAACATCATTGAAAACCACGAAAAGTTGGAAAACTCCGGTGTGTCGCCGTTCTGGCCCAGCTTCAGCCGTCCGGCGGCGGGCCAGATCGCCAGCGCGATACAGCACAGCACGAACAGCGCCACGGTCCAGATGTACCAGGCCCCGAAAGAGGCCAGAATGAAGCCGTTGACCGAATTCAGCACCGCACCGGATTGTTCGGGAAAGGCAATGGCCCAGACCACCAGCCCGCCGATCATCAGTTTTGAAGAAATGGTGACGATCTGGCTGAAGCCCCGGTAAAATCCGCTGTCGGACGTGCCGATCGGCAGATCCGTTAAAGGAGGTTTGATTGACATGAAAAATCCCTGTTTTCTGTTGATCTGCCGGTTGATGCCGCCCGGGGCTACGGCTTAGCAGACCTTACACAGGGCATTTTCTGGTACAAAAATTCTGCCTTTTGCAGTAGGCAATAATTTATGAATGACATTAGCAGCATTAATAGGAAGCTGAGCTATAATCTGGTCGCGCTGCATAGTTTCGACCTGGTGGCCCGGCATGGTAATTTCACCGGCGCAGCCGAGGCGCTGGGGCTGACACAATCGGCGGTCTCGCAGAAGATCAAGGGGCTTGAGACGGAATTGGGTATTGCTTTGTTCCGGCGCGAGCATCGCGGCGTGTCGCTGACCAACGAAGGTGTGCGGCTGTTGAATGTGGTCCGTCCGGCGATGGCGCAGATGGGAAACTCGGTGGCGTCGCTGCTGGAGCGCAAGTCCCGCCCCAGGGTGCGGATTTCGGCGGATTTTGCTTTTGCCAGCTTCTGGCTGCTGCCGCGGCTGTCGCATTTGCGCGCCGAACTGGGCGATGAGATTGAGATCCAGATCCTCGCCTCGCAGGTAGCGCCGGACGACTATGGCGAGGATTGCGATATCAAGATCCACGTCGGCCCGCGCAGCAGTATGGGCGACGGCGATGTGATGCTGCTGCAGGAGCGGGTGGGGGCGGTGTGCAGCCCGGCCTATCTGGAACGGCATGGCCCGGTGTCTTCGGCAGCAAGCTTGCTGGATTTTCAGCTGCTCAGCCTGTCAAAACCGGCCTCGGCGGAATGGCAGACCTGGCAGGGCTGGTTCGATCGCTTGGGTATCGCGGGCGAGCGGTCGAAGAACTATATCAGTTTCAACAACTACGACATGGTGGTGCAATCCGCAGTGTCTGGTGACGGCATTGCCCTGGGCTGGCTGGGGCTGATCGACAGGCTGTTGCAGAACGGGTCGCTGGTCAGAGTGGTGCCGGATGTGGTGGTCAGCGATGCCGGCTATGTGATGTCGCGCGACTATTCCAGCCGCCTGCGGGGGCCCAGTCTGGTGTTCGACTGGATCGCCGAACATCTGGCAGGTTCTGCGGTGATGTAGGGCTGGTGCCGGATTACCAGCCGCGGCGCCCCAGCAGCGCGTGCAGCCGGTGCTGCGGAGCAAAGGCATCGACCGCGGCAGGCCGGGTCAGCCGCAGCAGCACCCGGCGCAGCAGCAGCCCGCCCAGGCAGGCAAAGATCACCCCGCCGGCCGCCTGGCCCAGCAACACCCCAGGCGCACCGTATAAGGTGCCGCCCAGAACGGCCAGCGGCCAGGTCCCCAGGGTGTGGCGGCCCCAGTTGATCCATGTGGAATAGACCGGGTGGCCCAGATTGTTGAAGCTGGCGTTTTCGACAAACAGCACCCCGTTGAAGAAATACGCCAGTGCCAGCGGCCCGCAGAACAGGTAGATCAGCGTGCGGGTCTCGCCGGTGGCCGAGAACAGATCCGCAATCGGCACCCGCAGGGCAAACAGCACCGCCGCCATCAGCAACACATAGACCGCGGTAAAGGCGATGCCGGCCAGAAACGCCTGGCGCACACGGGCAAACTGCCCGGCGCCAAAGTTCTGGCCGA
It includes:
- a CDS encoding hybrid-cluster NAD(P)-dependent oxidoreductase gives rise to the protein MGLQANFETLDETLAWKDDEMLECVSVVPEAPNTATFSFRAPSGAWFKYQPGQFLTLELPVPEGTVWRTYTISSSPSRPLSISVTVKAQGDSIGTRWMLDHLRPGRILRASGPAGVFTLPKRPNGKFLFISAGSGITPSLSMTQYLFDRGQSPDICFINCAKRPSEIIARQQLESMASRLPGLKLNLVVEEDDPYQVWTGYRGQLNQIMLGLIAQDYLEREVYCCGPEPFMQAVRDMLNGLGFDMENYNQESFGAPVETAADVPEIDDVVPEETAAAEISFAASGVMATCTETDTVLAVAKASGLNIPSGCTFGICGTCKVRKTAGEVHMVHNGGISEEDVEAGYILACCSNPIGRVEVDI
- a CDS encoding ABC transporter substrate-binding protein, translated to MTKYYNRETHHPAVRMHAEETAQGKLDRREFLSRATALGVTASAAYGMIGLSQPVQAAANAQKGGTIRIQQVVRALLDPPLFNWPQLGNLVRGYLEYLVQYNADGTFEPRLLESWEVNEDATEYLLHIRPGVNWNDGRGTLTAKDVAYNFARWCDGKWEGNSMAARMGSLQNEAGDGPAEGALEVVDDLTLKVKLTRPDITIIPAVTEYPAAIVPDGWSGDPGADPVGTGPYKLVEYEVGVKVALEKNTDHEWWGEGAHLDRIEFIDFGTDGSTHLSAAEAEEIDMVYETVGEYVDIFTSIGWKLSESVSANTLVLRTNRDAEVDGAQPYADARVRRALALACDNAVLLELGYDGRGTLAENHHVCPIHPEYADIGAPVRDPEAARQLMEEAGMLDFEHELFSIDDDWRRNTTDALAAQMRDAGLKVKRTVLPGNTFWNDWDKYPFSSTDWGHRPLGVQVLTLAYKTGVAWNETGLASTEFDSMLEAASAIADADTRRGHMEKIEQFMRDDGTVIQPYWRSLYRHARPGIIGAESHPINEIHVHKLALEA
- a CDS encoding BCCT family transporter; the encoded protein is MSIKPPLTDLPIGTSDSGFYRGFSQIVTISSKLMIGGLVVWAIAFPEQSGAVLNSVNGFILASFGAWYIWTVALFVLCCIALAIWPAAGRLKLGQNGDTPEFSNFSWFSMMFGAGIGVGMLTWAVAEPIYHWNNNPEVIQGLTNGGAADNIRMAYKWSFLHWGLGAWACYAIAGLALGFFSYRRGLPLTMRSSLTPLFGARLSGSIGHVVDIVAVVATILGVAQTLGFGVEQFVSGLTRIGIDGLANEAGTANTAGVIVAILVIMAASTASALSGVGKGIKWLSNINMVLSIALLSFFLLFGSTFFGLQALVVGLWDYLIALPDMMFRVWTGDGTPDSVATKLEGWQGGWSVFYWAWWIAFAPFVGLFLARISKGRTIREFVLGAMIVPSLMCFVWFTWAGGTAIDLELYGGADGQIATAPDGDKIFAMVQYMLSPWVGWAMSVMIVVLLMTYLVTTADSAVLIVNTINAAGDEGPKARPHIIFWGVALGAVVTALLLVGGLKAIQTAMVIGALPFSVVMVLQCAALIKAIYNDGRREQAGIATTITQEPAE
- a CDS encoding LysR family transcriptional regulator, whose product is MNDISSINRKLSYNLVALHSFDLVARHGNFTGAAEALGLTQSAVSQKIKGLETELGIALFRREHRGVSLTNEGVRLLNVVRPAMAQMGNSVASLLERKSRPRVRISADFAFASFWLLPRLSHLRAELGDEIEIQILASQVAPDDYGEDCDIKIHVGPRSSMGDGDVMLLQERVGAVCSPAYLERHGPVSSAASLLDFQLLSLSKPASAEWQTWQGWFDRLGIAGERSKNYISFNNYDMVVQSAVSGDGIALGWLGLIDRLLQNGSLVRVVPDVVVSDAGYVMSRDYSSRLRGPSLVFDWIAEHLAGSAVM